Below is a window of Myroides profundi DNA.
TGTTGATGAATACGATCATTGGTATGTTACGCATTCTACATACTTCTACAAGCTTCTCAGTCTGTTCCTCAACCCCTTTAGCAACGTCGATTACTACGATAACACTGTCTACTGCAGTCAGTGTTCTGAACGTATCTTCAGCAAAGTCCTTGTGACCAGGTGTATCTAGAATATTAATCTTTTTGTCTTTATAATTAAATGCAAGAACCGAAGTTGCAACAGAAATACCACGTTGGCGTTCAATCTCCATAAAATCGGAAGTAGCTCCTTTTTTAATCTTGTTGTTTTTTACTGCACCAGCTTCTTGAATAGCTCCACCAAAAAGTAGTAACTTTTCAGTTAATGTTGTCTTACCAGCATCAGGGTGAGCAATTACACCAAATGTACGTCTACGATCTATTTCCTTTAAAAAACTCATTATTAAAAATTTTAAGGTACAAAAGTACTTATATTTTGCGGAATTAAAAGTTGTTTTTTGGAGAATGATGTATACATTTAGTCGCTAGTTCATACTCAGATAGACTGATGTAATGGGATAGCGATGGTTAGAGTAGATAGTAGAACTAACGTTGGCAGTATAAAAAAGCAATATTTAGAAAGGAAAGTAGTTATCCTTTATGTAAAATAATTACATAATTATTATCAATACTTCGTTAACTAGTGTAGGTACTTTAGTAAAGATTTGTATTATTGTGTGTTGGAATTTAAAAGGAGAGAGGGATAAATATAAAGTAACTTGTTTTTGGGTATAAAACTTTATTTTAAAATAAGTATTTTTGGGAATTAGTTTCATAAATAGAAATAGTATATGAATAAATATCGCTTAGTAGGAACCTTGTTTTTGAGTGTGTTATGTGGTGCTATGGTGGTATCTTGTGATAAGCTAGGTAGTGCTGGTACTAAGGAGAATGCTGTAGCAAGGGTGAATGATACTTATCTAGATAGAGATGAGGTGCATGGTATAGTACCATCTAGTGCTGATAAACAGGATAGTTTAGCCATCGTGACTCGATTTATAGATAAGTGGGCTACTAAAAAACTCTTGATAGAGGCAGCAGAGTTTAATCTATCTAGTGATAAGAAAGAAGAAATAGATAAATTAGTCGATCAATTTAAAAGTGATTTGTTGATTAAGGATTATCTAGAAAAACTAGTACAGAAGAGTATAGATACAATCATTCAAGAGAAGGATTTGAAAGTGTATTACGATAAGTATAAGAGTAATTTCCTTGTAGAAGATATGCTAGTGAAAATGTCTTATGCTAATGTCTTAAAGGATAATAGTAATTATAGTACAATCAGAAAGTACTTTAGTTCATCTCGAAAAGAAGATCATGAGAAGTTAGATGGAATGTCTCTGCACATGAAATCGTATGCTCTAAATGACTCTATATGGGTGGATGTGAAGCAGATATATGAGAAGCTTCCTTTCTTAAATAATAGTAACAAAGATAATTACTTAAAAAACAATGCCTTTTTTGAGGTAGAAGAAGAAAATAGTACTTATTTTGTAAAAGTGAATACAGTATTATCTAGAGGAAGTGTAATTCCTTTTAGTTATTTAAAGAAATCACTAAAGATGATGGTCATTAATGATCGTAAAATGGAATTACTAAAACAATACGAAGAAGATATATTAAAGGATGCTAAAAAAAATAAAAGGTATGAAGTTTTTTAATAAGAAGGTAATGGTAGCTTTAGGGCTAGCTCTTTCTTTTGTAGGATTTGCGCAAGGGCAGACTAAACAAGGTAGAAAAATAGATGGAGTAGTTGGGGTAGTAGGAGATTACATTATCTTAGAATCAGAAATTGATAAAACGTTGATAGAGCTAAAAGCACAACGTATCCCTACAGGTGATTTATCAAGATGTGATTTGTTTGAAAAACTATTAGAAGACAAATTATTTGCGCACCAAGCTGTACAAGACAGTTTAGAGGTGACAGATGCTGAGGTGACTACTTTTATGAACGAACAGATCAACCGTATGGTGGAAGATGTAGGTTCTATAGATAAGATTATCCAGTTCTATAATAAAAAGAACGAAGAGGAACTACGTGAGGCATTATTCGAAATCGTAAAGCAAAATAAACTGACGCAGAATATGCAACAGCATATCGTGGAGAAGGTAACTATTACTCCAGAAGAAGTACGTCAGTTCTTTAACGAGATTCCTAAAGATCAGTTGCCAACTGTAGGAGATGAGGTAGAGATAGCTGAGATTGTGATTAAACCAGAGATTTCTAAAGAGCAGAAGCAAAAAGTAATCGATCGTCTGAATGAGATGAAGAAAGACGTATTAGAGAATGGTGCTAGTTTCTTTAGTAAAGCGGTATTATTCACAGATGATAGAGGATCTGCTAGTAATGGAGGATTCTATTCGATCACTAAAAAGTCTCCTTTCGTAAAAGAGTTTAAAGAGGTAGCATTTAATATGGCAGAGGGAGAGATCTCTGAGCCATTTGAGTCAGAATACGGATATCATATCATATACTTAGAGAAGATACGTGGACAGCACTTAGATCTAAGACATATCTTATTAAAACCAAAACCAACTGATGCTGCATTAGAAGAAGCTAAGAAAAAAGCAGAGAATATCCGTACGAAGATTGCTAATAAAGAAATCACATTTGCAGCTGCTGCAGCGAGTGAGTCAGATGATAAGGATACAAAACAAAATGGTGGTATCATGAAAGATCCTAGATCATTAGACCCACGTTTTGAATTGAATAATATGGAAGATAGAGAACTATATTTCTTAGTGTCTAATCTAAAAGAAGGCGAAGTATCTCAAGTAGCATTAAAGAACGATATGCAAAAACAAGAGAAATACTATCGTATAGTAAAAATCAATAAGAAATATGCAGAGCATAAAATTGATTTTGCAGAGGATTATACGAAGGTTAGAAATATGGCTTTAAATAAAAAACAAGCTGAAGAAGTGAATAAATGGGTGTCTCGTAAGGTAAATGATGCTTATATTAACATTCAAGGGGAATTTCGTAATTGTACATTCCGTAATAATTGGCTTAAAAAATAAGAATATAATAATCTGAAGGAATGAAAACGACATTTTAGCAATAGGCTAGAATGTCGTTTTTTTTATGTTTAGGGGATAAATATCGCAATATGATATATTAAGCATTAAAAATTAATTAATTTCAGAAAAAGAGGTTCTGTTTATTAAAACTATTGAATTTAATTCAGTAAAGAAGAATGTTTGTAAATAATATTTTTTGTATTTGTAGGATTCATTAAAAACTTTTGAAAATAAATTAGTTTGATTAAATTTGTACTGACAAAAATTCAAAGTGATAAACCAAATATAATTATCTAAACTAAGAAGGATGAGTATGTGAGGATTAAGCTTCGAAAAAGAACTAATACAAAATAACATTTATAGGTTGATACAGGGTTCTATCCTCAACCTTTTATTAAATAGACATAACTATGAGTCTTTACAAGGATTACATCAACGAGATCGAAGAAAGAAAAACTCAAGGGCTTAACCCTAAGCCAATTGACGGTGCTGAACTATTAAGTGAAGTTATAGCACAAGTAAAAGATGCTGAGAACGAATACCATGAGGATTCTCTTAAGCTTTTTATTTATAATGTTTTACCTGGTACTACTAGTGCTGCTGGTGTTAAAGCGAAGTTTTTAAAAGAAATTATCTTAGGCGAGGTTGTAGTAAAAGAAATTACTCCGGCTTTTGCATTCGAATTATTATCTCATATGAAGGGTGGACCTTCTATCGAGGTTCTTTTAGATTTAGCTTTAGGTAATAATGAAGCTGTCGCTTTAGAAGCTGCTAAAGTACTTAAGACACAAGTGTTCTTATACGATGCAGATACATTACGTCTAAAAGAGGCTTTCTTAGCTGGTAATGCTATTGCTAAGGATATCTTAGAGAGCTATGCTAAAGCAGAGTTCTTTACAAAACTTCCTGAAGTAGCTGAGAAAATAGAAGTAGTAACTTTCATCGCTGGTGAAGGAGATATCTCTACGGACTTATTATCTCCAGGTAACCAAGCTCACTCTCGTTCTGACCGTGAGTTACACGGACAGTGTATGATCACTCCTGCTGCTCAACAAGAAATTAAAGCGCTACAAGCTGCACACCCTGGTAAGAGTGTAATGTTGATTGCTGAGAAAGGTACTATGGGAGTAGGATCTTCAAGAATGTCTGGAGTAAATAACGTGGCTTTATGGACAGGTAAACAAGCTAGTCCTTATGTACCATTCGTAAACATTGCTCCAATCGTAGGTGGTACTAACGGTATTTCTCCTATCTTCTTAACTACAGTTGACGTAACTGGAGGTATCGGACTTGACCTTAAAAACTGGGTAAAGAAAACAGATGCTAATGGAGAAGTAGTTCGCAACGAAAAAGGTGAGCCTGTATTAGAACAAGTTTACTCTGTTGAGACTGGAACTGTATTGACTATTGATACAAAAGCTAAAAAATTATATAACGGAGAACAAGAGCTTATCGATATCGCTAAAGCACTTACTCCACAAAAAATGGAGTTTATCAAAGCAGGTGGTTCTTATGCTATCGTATTTGGTAAAAAGATCCAAACTTTTGCTGCAAAAGTATTAGGAGTACAAGCTCCTGTAGTATTCGCTCCTTCAAAAGAGATTTCTGTAGAAGGACAAGGGCTTACTGCTGTTGAGAAAATCTTCAATAGAAATGCAGTAGGAGTAACTCCAGGAAAAGTATTACACGCAGGATCAGATGTACGTGTAGAAGTTAATATTGTTGGATCTCAAGATACAACAGGATTAATGACTGCTCAAGAGTTAGAAGCAATGGCTGCTACAGTTATTTCTCCTATCGTAGATGGTGCATACCAATCTGGATGTCATACTGCTTCTGTATGGGACAAAAAAGCACAGGCTAATATCCCTAAATTAATGAAGTTTATGAATGACTTCGGGTTAATTACAGCACGTGACCCTAAAGGAGAATATCACTCAATGACTGACGTTATTCACAAAGTATTGAATGATATTACAATCGACGATTGGGCTATCATCATTGGTGGTGACTCTCACACTAGAATGTCTAAAGGGGTTGCTTTCGGAGCGGATTCTGGAACAGTAGCTTTAGCATTAGCAACAGGAGAGGCTTCTATGCCAATTCCTGAGTCAGTGAAAGTAACTTTCAAAGGAGATATGAAGCCACATATGGATTTCCGTGATGTAGTACATGCTACTCAATCTCAAATGTTACAACAATTCGGAGGAGAGAACGTATTCCAAGGTAGAATTATCGAGGTTCACATCGGAACTCTTCTTGCTGACCAAGCATTTACATTTACTGACTGGACTGCAGAGATGAAAGCAAAAGCTTCTATCTGTATTTCTCAGGATGATACTTTAATTGAGTCTTTAGAAATCGCTAAGAGCCGTATCCAAATCATGATAGAGAAAGGTATGGATAATACCAATAAAGTTCTTCAAGGATTAATAGATAAAGCAAATAAGAGAATCGAAGAGATTAGATCTGGTGAAAAACCAGCATTAACTCCAGATACTAATGCTAAATATTATGCTGAGGTTGTGATTGATTTAGACATCATTGATGAGCCTATGATCGCTGATCCAGACGTAAATAATGATGATGTATCTAAACGTTATACTCACGATACTATTAGAGAGCTTTCTTTCTACGGAAGTGATAAGAAAGTTGATTTAGGTTTCGTAGGATCATGTATGGTTCACAAAGATGACTTAAAGATTGTTTCTCAAATGCTTAAAAACCTTGAAAAACAAAATGGTGAGGTTAAGTTTAATGCTCCATTAGTAGTGGCTGCTCCGACTTATAATATCATTGATGAGTTAAAAGCTGAAGGAGATTGGGAATATTTACAAAAATACTCTGGATTTGAGTTTAGTGATTTATTACCAAAAACAACTAACCGTACAGAATACGAAAACATTATGTACTTAGAACGTCCTGGTTGTAACTTATGTATGGGGAACCAAGAGAAAGCAGCTAAAGGAGATACAGTAATGGCTACATCTACTCGTCTGTTCCAAGGACGTGTGGTAGAAGATTCTGAACGTAAAAAAGGAGAGTCTTTATTAGCTTCTACTCCAGTAGTAGTACTTTCTGCTATCTTAGGAAGAATCCCTACTATCGAAGAGTACAAATCTTCTGTAGAAGGAATTAACTTAACGAAGTTCAAACCAATTCCTACTAAATAATATACGCTAAATAGTAATATTTAAACGTAGTCAATATAGAACGAGCCTATCTAATATTAGATAGGCTCGTTTTTTATGGGATATTCTGCTTTAATCAAGCACTCACGTTAATCAATGCATTGTGCATGATGTTCTATTTCAAAATTACAAGAATTAGCAATAAAGCAAAGTTTGTTGGCTTGAACATGTAGTTGTAGCGCTAGTTTTTTTTGTGATTCATCTCTGATGCGTACTATCGGATTTAAAACCACTTTGGTTATACGTCCACTACCATCATCATTTAGTACTAACGTAGCCTCCGAATTATCTTCATAAGCAAGTACTTCTATATCGTGTTGCTGGCATGCGTATAAATACGACATCATATGGCAGGATGTAAGAGCGCTTAGCAACAAGTCTTCTGGATTTAGTAATGCAGGATCTCCTTTAAAGGCTTTTGCTGCTGAAATACATAAAATATCTTTTCCTTCTATTTTTACGGTATGGCTTTTAGCATACACCTTTTTGTTTGACTCTTTTTGCTTGTCGATAGCAATCCAATTTAGCGCTGCTTTAAAAAGATGTTTGTACATAATATTTGTTTTAAATAAGATGATGAATTCCTAAGTAGCATTTGCGTACCTATATATTTTAGTTCGTGAGTTTAGGTAGGGAGGGTATAGTTCCCTTTATTATTCAAATTTAAATAAAATACTTAACTAAGTATCATTTATGATATAATGCCTTAATATTACATTAAGGTAAGTTTTTTAAACTTACTTCAGTTAAATAGAATCATTTTAAATATATTGTTTTAACATTTATATAGAATTTATTAGAGGTAAAAAACTGTAAATTGTCTTAATAATTTAAATTGTAAAAAAAGAACTTTATTATGGCTTTTGATATTGAAATGATTAAAAAAGTGTATGATAAGATGCCTGACCGCGTAGCAAAAGCTCGTGAATTAGTAGGTCGTCCATTAACACTTTCAGAAAAGATTTTATATACTCACTTATGGGATGGTACACCATCACAATCATTTGTGAGAGGTAAAGACTATGTAGACTTTGCACCAGACCGTGTAGCGTGTCAAGATGCAACAGCTCAGATGGCTTTATTACAATTTATGCATGCTGGAAAAGAAAAGGTAGCAGTGCCAACTACAGTACACTGTGATCACTTAATCCAAGCAAAAGTAGGTGCTGCTACAGATCTTCAAACAGCGCAAAATCAATCATCAGAGGTGTTTAACTTTTTATCTTCTGTATCTAATAAATATGGTATTGGTTTCTGGAAACCAGGAGCAGGTATTATTCATCAAATTGTTCTAGAGAACTATGCTTTCCCAGGAGGATTAATGATTGGTACAGATTCACATACAGTTAATGCTGGTGGTCTAGGTATGTTAGCTATAGGTGTAGGTGGAGCTGATGCAGTAGATGTAATGTCTGGTATGGCTTGGGAATTGAAGTTTCCTAAATTAATAGGTGTGAAGTTAACAGGTAAATTAAATGGCTGGACAGCACCTAAAGACGTTATCCTTAAAGTAGCTGATATCCTTACTGTAAAAGGAGGAACTGGAGCTATCGTAGAGTATTTCGGTGAAGGAGCTACTTCTATGTCATGTACAGGTAAAGGTACTATCTGTAATATGGGAGCAGAGATAGGAGCGACTACTTCTACTTTTGGATACGATGATTCAATGAGAAGATATTTAGCTGCTACAGATCGTCAAGATGTAGTGGATGCTGCTGATAAGGTAGCTGAACACTTAACAGCAGATGCTGAAGTATATGCTAACCCAGAAAAATATTTTGACGAGTTAATCGAAATAAACTTATCAGAATTAGAACCACATATTAATGGGCCTTTTACACCAGATAGAGGAACTCCTGTGTCAAAAATGAGAGCAGAAGCAGAAGCTAACGGATGGCCATTAAAAGTAGAATGGGGATTAATTGGTTCTTGTACGAACTCTTCTTATGAAGATATGTCTAGAGCAGCTTCTATTGTAGAACAAGCAGTAGCTCAAGGAATCACTCCTAAGGCGGAGTTTGGTATTAACCCAGGTTCTGAACAGATTCGTTATACGATCGAAAGAGATGGTATCATTGAGACTTTTGAGAAGATGGGAACTAAAGTATTTACCAATGCTTGTGGACCATGTATCGGTCAATGGGATCGTGAAGGAGCAGATAAACAAGAGAAAAACACTATTGTTCACTCGTTTAACCGTAACTTCTCTAAGCGTGCGGATGGTAACCCAAATACACATGCTTTCGTAACTTCTCCTGAGATGGTAGCTGCATTAGCTATCGCAGGTGATTTAGGTTTTAACCCTATAACAGATACATTAATTAACGATAATGGAGAGGAAGTAAAATTAGTACCTCCTACAGGTGATGAATTACCAACTAAAGGTTTTGCAGTAGAGGATCCAGGATATCAAGCACCAGCTGCTGATGGTTCAAATGTAGTAGTAGATGTGAACCCTACTTCTAGTCGTTTACAATTGTTAGAGCCATTTACTCCATGGGATGGAAAAAATATTACTGGAGCTAAATTATTGATTAAAGCTTTTGGTAAATGTACTACGGATCATATCTCTATGGCAGGTCCTTGGTTGCGTTTCCGTGGACACTTAGACAATATTTCTGACAATATGTTGATAGGAGCAGAGAATGCATTTAACCACGAGACAAATAAAGTGAAGAATCAACTGACAGGAGCCTACGGAGCAGTACCTGCAGTACAAAGAGAGTATAAGGCTGCTAATGTTCCTACTATCGTAGTAGGAGATCAGAACTATGGTGAAGGATCGTCACGTGAGCATGCAGCTATGGAGCCTCGTCACTTAGGGGTAAAAGCTGTACTGGTGAAGTCTTTTGCTCGTATTCATGAAACAAACCTAAAGAAACAAGGAATGTTAGCTTTAACGTTTGCTAATGAAGCTGATTATGATAAGATAAAAGAAGATGATACAATCAACTTCTTAGATTTAACTGAGTTCGCACCAGGTAAACAGTTATCATTAGAGTTTGTACATGCTGATGGATCTAAGGACATCATCATGGCTAACCATACGTATAACGCTAGTCAAATAGAATGGTTTAAAGCAGGTTCTGCATTAAACTTAATTGCAGCAGGTAAGTAATTAACTATACAATTCTATATTACAAAGGGTATCTCAATTGAGGTACCCTTTTTTTATCTATGTGAATAGAGGTATTATTAACTTTGAATTAACTAATTTTGCACTCTAGTTATAACTAGTAAACAAGACAACAGATGAGTGATATAGAGGATAAGAAAATAGTATTAGCAGTAGATGAGAAGCCTAAATTAGGGCAGTGGATTCTATTGAGTGTCCAGCATTTATTTGCGATGTTTGGAGCAACAGTTTTAGTTCCTACGTTGACAGGAATGAATCCTGCTATAGCATTAATATCGAGTGGTATTGGTACATTGGTTTTTATATTTATAACTAGAGGAAAAGTTCCTTCTTATTTAGGTTCTTCTTTTGCTTTTATAAATCCTATTATAGCAATGAAAGCTTTAGAAGCAGATCCTTCTTCAGGGATGCCAGTAGGAAGTTTTTTAGTAGGAAGTTTTCTTGTAGGAGTTGTTTATTCTTTAGTAGCATTACTAATTGCTAAGGCAGGTACTAATTGGTTAATGAGACTATTACCACCTATCGTAGTTGGGCCTGTTATTATGGTTATAGGATTAGGACTAGCGAGTACAGCTATAGGTATGGTGACTAATAATCCTCAAGGGGAATATGACTTAACTTACGTTCTGATTGGTCTAGTAACGTTAGCCATAACGATTATTACAGCAATATTTACAAGAGGTTTTCTTAGCGTTATACCTGTACTAGTAGGTATTGTAGGAGGTTATTGTTTTTCTGCGATAATGGGAGTAGTTCACTTCGAAAAAGTGATTGAAGCTAATTGGTTTGAAGTACCTAGTTTTATGGTGCCTTTTGTACATTACGAGCCTACTGTGTCTTGGTATGTTATTTTATTGATGTTACCTGTAGCTATTGTTCCTATTGCAGAGCATATAGGACATCAGTTAGTGTTGAGTAAAGTTATTGATAAAGATTTAATTAAAGACCCTGGATTGCATAAGAGTATGTTAGGAGATGGGGTAGCTACTATGCTAGCTTCATTGATAGGAGGACCACCTAATACTACTTATGGTGAGAATATTGGAGTATTAGCTATTACAAGAGCCTTTAGTATATATATTTTTATGGGAGCAGCATGTTTTGCTATTCTATTTGGTTTTTGTGGTAAGATATCAGCTTTGTTAAGTACGATACCTGCACCTGTAATGGGAGGTGTATCTATTCTTTTATTTGGTATTATAGCATCAAGTGGATTGAGAATGTTAGTTGAGAATGATGTAGACTTTAAGGTAAAGAGAAACCTGATTATTTCATCAGTTATATTGATTATCGGTATTGGAGGAGCGGCTATTCATATAGGAGAATTATTCTCATTAGAAGGAATGGCATTAGCATCTATTATAGGGATAGTATTAAATATTGTATTACCAGGAAGAGTAGATGTAGACTTTGACGATATGTTTAGAAAATCTTAGTGCAGTTTTAGATGAGTACATTTTTTGTTGTGGCGAGTTCTTTATATATTTAACTCAGAATACATTATAGAAAGATAAACGAAAAGTGATTGTACAATAATTATAACGTAGAATAGGCTTGTAGTATTTGTATAATGAGTATTCTAGATTTAAATATTGAATAAAGTAAGAGTATGAGTGAGAAGAATACCAAGAAGAAAGGATGGATATCTAATGCTATATTTATTATAGTATTAGGAGTTTTTTTATTTACTCCTTTAGGGAATAGTGTCAAGGTGTGGCTGAATAGGCTTGTGGCCATGAGTCCAAGCTTAGAGAAAGTCGAGAATCAACAAACAGTGAATTACGAGTCATGGCATTTAATAGATGAACACGGACAAACTTTTGATTTAGATAAGACTAGGGGAAAAGTAGTTATCATTAACTTTTGGGCAACATGGTGTCCTCCATGTTTAGCTGAGAAACCTAGTTTTCAAGAGCTTTATAATGATTATCAAGATAAAGTGGTTTTTCTATTCGTTACCTCAGAGTCTCCTGATAAGGTAAAGGCATTTAAAGAGAAGCATCAGTATACTTTACCTATTTATTTTGAGCAGAATGCAGCTCCTGCTGTTTTATTTTCAGAATCTATA
It encodes the following:
- a CDS encoding aconitate hydratase, which encodes MAFDIEMIKKVYDKMPDRVAKARELVGRPLTLSEKILYTHLWDGTPSQSFVRGKDYVDFAPDRVACQDATAQMALLQFMHAGKEKVAVPTTVHCDHLIQAKVGAATDLQTAQNQSSEVFNFLSSVSNKYGIGFWKPGAGIIHQIVLENYAFPGGLMIGTDSHTVNAGGLGMLAIGVGGADAVDVMSGMAWELKFPKLIGVKLTGKLNGWTAPKDVILKVADILTVKGGTGAIVEYFGEGATSMSCTGKGTICNMGAEIGATTSTFGYDDSMRRYLAATDRQDVVDAADKVAEHLTADAEVYANPEKYFDELIEINLSELEPHINGPFTPDRGTPVSKMRAEAEANGWPLKVEWGLIGSCTNSSYEDMSRAASIVEQAVAQGITPKAEFGINPGSEQIRYTIERDGIIETFEKMGTKVFTNACGPCIGQWDREGADKQEKNTIVHSFNRNFSKRADGNPNTHAFVTSPEMVAALAIAGDLGFNPITDTLINDNGEEVKLVPPTGDELPTKGFAVEDPGYQAPAADGSNVVVDVNPTSSRLQLLEPFTPWDGKNITGAKLLIKAFGKCTTDHISMAGPWLRFRGHLDNISDNMLIGAENAFNHETNKVKNQLTGAYGAVPAVQREYKAANVPTIVVGDQNYGEGSSREHAAMEPRHLGVKAVLVKSFARIHETNLKKQGMLALTFANEADYDKIKEDDTINFLDLTEFAPGKQLSLEFVHADGSKDIIMANHTYNASQIEWFKAGSALNLIAAGK
- a CDS encoding OsmC family protein; protein product: MYKHLFKAALNWIAIDKQKESNKKVYAKSHTVKIEGKDILCISAAKAFKGDPALLNPEDLLLSALTSCHMMSYLYACQQHDIEVLAYEDNSEATLVLNDDGSGRITKVVLNPIVRIRDESQKKLALQLHVQANKLCFIANSCNFEIEHHAQCID
- a CDS encoding solute carrier family 23 protein, encoding MSDIEDKKIVLAVDEKPKLGQWILLSVQHLFAMFGATVLVPTLTGMNPAIALISSGIGTLVFIFITRGKVPSYLGSSFAFINPIIAMKALEADPSSGMPVGSFLVGSFLVGVVYSLVALLIAKAGTNWLMRLLPPIVVGPVIMVIGLGLASTAIGMVTNNPQGEYDLTYVLIGLVTLAITIITAIFTRGFLSVIPVLVGIVGGYCFSAIMGVVHFEKVIEANWFEVPSFMVPFVHYEPTVSWYVILLMLPVAIVPIAEHIGHQLVLSKVIDKDLIKDPGLHKSMLGDGVATMLASLIGGPPNTTYGENIGVLAITRAFSIYIFMGAACFAILFGFCGKISALLSTIPAPVMGGVSILLFGIIASSGLRMLVENDVDFKVKRNLIISSVILIIGIGGAAIHIGELFSLEGMALASIIGIVLNIVLPGRVDVDFDDMFRKS
- a CDS encoding bifunctional aconitate hydratase 2/2-methylisocitrate dehydratase, translating into MSLYKDYINEIEERKTQGLNPKPIDGAELLSEVIAQVKDAENEYHEDSLKLFIYNVLPGTTSAAGVKAKFLKEIILGEVVVKEITPAFAFELLSHMKGGPSIEVLLDLALGNNEAVALEAAKVLKTQVFLYDADTLRLKEAFLAGNAIAKDILESYAKAEFFTKLPEVAEKIEVVTFIAGEGDISTDLLSPGNQAHSRSDRELHGQCMITPAAQQEIKALQAAHPGKSVMLIAEKGTMGVGSSRMSGVNNVALWTGKQASPYVPFVNIAPIVGGTNGISPIFLTTVDVTGGIGLDLKNWVKKTDANGEVVRNEKGEPVLEQVYSVETGTVLTIDTKAKKLYNGEQELIDIAKALTPQKMEFIKAGGSYAIVFGKKIQTFAAKVLGVQAPVVFAPSKEISVEGQGLTAVEKIFNRNAVGVTPGKVLHAGSDVRVEVNIVGSQDTTGLMTAQELEAMAATVISPIVDGAYQSGCHTASVWDKKAQANIPKLMKFMNDFGLITARDPKGEYHSMTDVIHKVLNDITIDDWAIIIGGDSHTRMSKGVAFGADSGTVALALATGEASMPIPESVKVTFKGDMKPHMDFRDVVHATQSQMLQQFGGENVFQGRIIEVHIGTLLADQAFTFTDWTAEMKAKASICISQDDTLIESLEIAKSRIQIMIEKGMDNTNKVLQGLIDKANKRIEEIRSGEKPALTPDTNAKYYAEVVIDLDIIDEPMIADPDVNNDDVSKRYTHDTIRELSFYGSDKKVDLGFVGSCMVHKDDLKIVSQMLKNLEKQNGEVKFNAPLVVAAPTYNIIDELKAEGDWEYLQKYSGFEFSDLLPKTTNRTEYENIMYLERPGCNLCMGNQEKAAKGDTVMATSTRLFQGRVVEDSERKKGESLLASTPVVVLSAILGRIPTIEEYKSSVEGINLTKFKPIPTK
- a CDS encoding peptidylprolyl isomerase, with amino-acid sequence MKFFNKKVMVALGLALSFVGFAQGQTKQGRKIDGVVGVVGDYIILESEIDKTLIELKAQRIPTGDLSRCDLFEKLLEDKLFAHQAVQDSLEVTDAEVTTFMNEQINRMVEDVGSIDKIIQFYNKKNEEELREALFEIVKQNKLTQNMQQHIVEKVTITPEEVRQFFNEIPKDQLPTVGDEVEIAEIVIKPEISKEQKQKVIDRLNEMKKDVLENGASFFSKAVLFTDDRGSASNGGFYSITKKSPFVKEFKEVAFNMAEGEISEPFESEYGYHIIYLEKIRGQHLDLRHILLKPKPTDAALEEAKKKAENIRTKIANKEITFAAAAASESDDKDTKQNGGIMKDPRSLDPRFELNNMEDRELYFLVSNLKEGEVSQVALKNDMQKQEKYYRIVKINKKYAEHKIDFAEDYTKVRNMALNKKQAEEVNKWVSRKVNDAYINIQGEFRNCTFRNNWLKK
- a CDS encoding TlpA family protein disulfide reductase, with product MSEKNTKKKGWISNAIFIIVLGVFLFTPLGNSVKVWLNRLVAMSPSLEKVENQQTVNYESWHLIDEHGQTFDLDKTRGKVVIINFWATWCPPCLAEKPSFQELYNDYQDKVVFLFVTSESPDKVKAFKEKHQYTLPIYFEQNAAPAVLFSESIPASYVIDKKGNIVVRKFRAADWNSSKFRVMLDELLK